TTTTAGAGAAAGGGACCCTATTGATGCTTTTAACATAATTAACAAAGAGCTTGAAAAATATTCTCCTGACTTGATAAAAAAACCTCAAATAGTAGTTGCAAATAAAATAGATGCTTTATCTGATAAAAGCTTATTAGATAATCTTGAAAAGTATTTTTCTGAAAGAGGTTATCCTTTTGTTGCAGTATCTTTGATTACAAGAGAAAATATAGATAAGCTTATTAATTTGATTAGAGAAACAAGAGATAAAATGAAGAAAGAGGAAGTCAATGAAAGTGTTATTTTGGGGAACGCCTGATTTTGCAGTTAAAAGTTTAAAAGCGTTAATAGAATCCAATCATCAAGTCGTTGGAGTTATTACTCAGCCTGATAAACCGAGAGGAAGAGGACAAAAAATCCAGCCAACACCGGTAAAAGAGGAAGCCTTAAAACATAACATACCAGTATTCCAACCGGAAAAAATAAAAAACAACCAAGAAATTTTAGAAACGATTAAAAAACTAAATCCAGATATTTCAGTAGTCGTTGCTTATGGAAAGATTTTACCAGAAGAGATAATAAACATACCAAAGTATAAAACAATAAACGTTCATGCATCACTTTTGCCAGAATACAGAGGAGCAGCACCAATTCAAAGAGCAATAATGGAAGGTAAAGATAAAACAGGTGTTTGTATAATGGAGATAATAAAAGAACTTGATGCGGGGGATGTTTACGCATGCAGAGAAGTTGAAATTACAGAAGATGATGATATTATAAGCCTTCATGATAAATTGGCAGAAGAAGGAGCAAGATTACTTATTAAAGTGTTAGATAAAATAGAAAAAGGAGAAATAGATAAAAAACCACAAGACCATGAAAAGGCAACCTACGCAAAACCGATAGAAAAATCAGAAGGAAAAATAGATTTTAGCAGGTCAGCAAAAGAAATCTTTAATCAAATCAGAGCTTTAAAAGTATGGCCAAAAGCCTATGCTAAATTTAGAGATGAAGAAGTCAAAATCTTAGACGCAAAAATTGTTGAATGTAATTTAAACGCTTTACCGGGAGAAATAATAAAAGCTGATGAGAAAGAGGGAATAGTGGTAAAAACAGGTGAT
This is a stretch of genomic DNA from Sulfurihydrogenibium sp. YO3AOP1. It encodes these proteins:
- the fmt gene encoding methionyl-tRNA formyltransferase, with product MKVLFWGTPDFAVKSLKALIESNHQVVGVITQPDKPRGRGQKIQPTPVKEEALKHNIPVFQPEKIKNNQEILETIKKLNPDISVVVAYGKILPEEIINIPKYKTINVHASLLPEYRGAAPIQRAIMEGKDKTGVCIMEIIKELDAGDVYACREVEITEDDDIISLHDKLAEEGARLLIKVLDKIEKGEIDKKPQDHEKATYAKPIEKSEGKIDFSRSAKEIFNQIRALKVWPKAYAKFRDEEVKILDAKIVECNLNALPGEIIKADEKEGIVVKTGDGCLLLKIIQFPNSKPITTQDAIRGYKIKAGERFE